From Caldicellulosiruptor hydrothermalis 108, a single genomic window includes:
- the remA gene encoding extracellular matrix/biofilm regulator RemA yields the protein MKLINIGFGNIVSANRLIAIVSPDSAPIKRIIQEARERGMLIDATYGRRTRAVIITDADYVILSSVQPETVAHRIIEPEEEFEEEDIEVEDEDDKK from the coding sequence ATAAAACTGATTAATATAGGATTTGGTAACATAGTTTCAGCAAACAGGCTGATAGCAATAGTCAGTCCTGATTCAGCACCTATAAAAAGAATAATCCAGGAAGCAAGAGAAAGAGGTATGCTGATTGATGCCACATATGGCAGAAGAACAAGAGCGGTAATAATAACTGACGCTGACTATGTAATACTTTCTTCTGTTCAGCCAGAGACGGTAGCACACAGAATTATAGAACCTGAAGAAGAGTTTGAAGAAGAAGACATTGAAGTTGAGGATGAGGATGACAAAAAATGA
- a CDS encoding YicC/YloC family endoribonuclease has translation MIKSMTGYGGCKRIINEREYSVDIRSVNHRYLEINLKMPKEFIKFENEIKNVVSQYICRGKVDIYINFKSFSEKDYRIIPNIGIMKQYLEAINRVRENFSEIQDDFSLSTFIKLPDALVIETEELDISTVKSELLDCIEEALRNLDKMRKTEGENLKKDILMRLETIKALASRIEEYSKDLVENYREKLYKRVSEYLELKNIDENRLMLEITLFADKSDITEELVRLKSHISQFTECLEAGGSIGKKLDFIVQEMNRETNTIGAKSTIFEISQCVVSLKDELEKIREQVQNIE, from the coding sequence ATGATTAAAAGTATGACAGGCTACGGTGGATGTAAAAGAATAATAAATGAGAGAGAGTACAGCGTGGACATAAGAAGTGTAAACCACAGATATTTGGAAATAAACTTGAAGATGCCTAAAGAATTTATCAAATTTGAAAATGAGATAAAAAATGTGGTTTCGCAATATATTTGCCGCGGGAAGGTTGATATATACATTAACTTTAAAAGCTTCAGCGAAAAAGACTACAGGATTATTCCCAACATAGGGATAATGAAGCAATACTTGGAAGCAATAAATAGGGTTAGGGAAAACTTTTCAGAAATTCAGGACGATTTTAGCCTTTCGACTTTTATAAAACTTCCAGATGCCCTTGTGATTGAGACTGAAGAACTTGACATCAGTACTGTTAAATCTGAGCTTTTGGATTGTATTGAAGAGGCACTTCGAAATTTAGATAAAATGAGAAAAACAGAAGGTGAAAATCTTAAAAAGGATATTCTGATGAGATTAGAAACCATTAAAGCTTTGGCGAGTAGAATAGAAGAGTATTCAAAGGATTTGGTTGAAAATTATAGAGAAAAACTTTACAAACGGGTAAGTGAGTACTTGGAATTAAAAAACATTGACGAAAACAGACTTATGCTGGAGATAACTCTGTTTGCTGACAAAAGCGATATAACAGAAGAGCTTGTGAGGCTAAAAAGTCATATAAGTCAGTTTACTGAGTGTTTAGAAGCTGGAGGAAGTATAGGCAAAAAACTTGACTTTATAGTTCAAGAGATGAACAGAGAGACAAATACAATTGGCGCTAAGTCTACTATTTTTGAAATCTCCCAATGTGTTGTAAGTCTTAAAGATGAGCTTGAAAAAATCCGTGAACAAGTTCAAAATATTGAATAG
- a CDS encoding hydantoinase/oxoprolinase family protein produces MIIGLDVGGTTIDTVAIENGKVVAFKKFERGRSLIDSALESLNQFISKEMISNLERITLSTTVTTNAIVQNNLDKVGMIIENGIGANPEFLMCGDMNFFADGYINNRGIEINPVNIESVKSALQSFKQEGIENLGIVGKFSVRNPQHELSVFKAAKEYNFKFVSVGYKLSGKLNFPRRVFSTYLNCAVYSTFNMFYKSILTFSQERKIPLEKIFIQKPDGGIVNLQNIESFPIFSILSGPAASAQGGFVLSNFAKNAIIIDIGGTTTDIAFLSNGNLVLEPYGAKIGKYPTLVRAIYSRSVGLGAESIVKIVDDTVKIGPETKRWYEKGKNEFITFYDVLQFSNSCHESPINAGLKSLSSQLNMSQENFCKLVISRAVSMIEEKIKEGIEYINNLPVYTINKLLYGEKFAPQKIILIGGPAELLKPHLENELKIKVEVPKHYMVANAIGCAIGSISKEYNLVADTIQGKMVIPELNIYQSIPADFTIDQAKKVLIEKVLECREAKNQDDVEIVDESSFNMIRSFKFCGRMIRIKAQLKPKLLNLRD; encoded by the coding sequence ATGATAATAGGCCTTGATGTTGGTGGTACAACCATCGACACAGTGGCAATAGAAAATGGAAAAGTTGTTGCATTTAAAAAATTCGAACGTGGTAGAAGTTTAATAGACTCTGCATTAGAAAGTTTAAACCAGTTTATATCTAAAGAGATGATTTCGAACCTTGAAAGAATAACACTCAGCACAACCGTCACCACTAACGCAATAGTTCAAAATAATTTAGATAAGGTTGGAATGATAATAGAAAACGGTATTGGAGCAAACCCTGAATTTTTAATGTGCGGCGATATGAATTTTTTTGCAGATGGATATATAAATAACAGAGGTATAGAGATAAACCCAGTAAATATCGAAAGCGTAAAGAGCGCTTTGCAAAGCTTTAAACAAGAAGGTATAGAAAACTTGGGCATTGTTGGCAAGTTCTCTGTTCGAAATCCACAGCATGAACTTAGTGTATTTAAGGCAGCTAAAGAATACAACTTTAAATTTGTGTCAGTTGGCTATAAACTTTCTGGCAAACTCAATTTTCCAAGAAGAGTTTTTTCCACATACCTCAATTGTGCAGTCTATAGTACATTTAATATGTTCTACAAGAGTATTTTAACATTTTCACAGGAAAGAAAAATTCCTCTTGAAAAGATATTTATTCAAAAGCCAGATGGTGGAATTGTAAACTTACAAAATATCGAAAGCTTTCCGATATTCTCTATTCTTTCAGGTCCAGCTGCATCTGCTCAAGGCGGATTTGTCTTATCTAATTTTGCAAAAAATGCAATCATAATTGACATTGGTGGAACAACAACTGACATTGCGTTCTTGTCAAACGGCAATCTTGTTCTTGAACCATATGGAGCAAAAATCGGAAAGTATCCTACATTGGTAAGAGCAATATATTCACGATCTGTGGGGCTGGGGGCAGAAAGTATTGTTAAAATAGTAGATGATACAGTTAAAATAGGACCAGAAACAAAAAGATGGTATGAAAAAGGCAAAAATGAGTTTATTACTTTTTACGATGTTCTTCAATTTTCAAATTCTTGTCATGAAAGTCCTATAAATGCTGGTTTAAAATCTTTATCTTCTCAGCTGAATATGAGCCAAGAAAACTTTTGTAAATTGGTGATAAGTAGGGCAGTCTCGATGATAGAAGAAAAAATCAAAGAGGGAATTGAGTACATCAATAATCTTCCAGTTTATACCATAAATAAGCTATTGTACGGAGAGAAATTCGCACCTCAGAAGATAATTCTAATTGGTGGACCGGCAGAACTTTTAAAACCTCATTTAGAGAACGAGCTTAAAATAAAAGTTGAAGTCCCGAAACATTACATGGTTGCAAACGCAATTGGTTGTGCGATTGGCTCAATCTCAAAAGAGTACAACTTAGTTGCAGACACTATCCAGGGCAAGATGGTAATCCCAGAGCTAAATATATATCAAAGTATTCCTGCAGATTTTACTATTGACCAGGCAAAGAAGGTTTTAATTGAAAAGGTCTTAGAGTGCAGAGAAGCTAAAAATCAAGACGATGTAGAGATTGTGGATGAAAGTTCTTTTAACATGATAAGAAGTTTTAAATTCTGCGGGAGAATGATTAGAATTAAAGCTCAGTTAAAACCCAAGCTTTTAAATTTGAGAGATTGA
- a CDS encoding histone deacetylase family protein: MLKAKNSLGLILFPAFDWRISPTHPEREERLLYTIDQIEEEGLFDYENIKIYNPEMIESKYIEMTHFCIPAISSIVTVSHKIAAGSAITIAKKVLSKEVEKGFALIRPPGHHAHRITYGDRGFCIINNEAIMVEYLRKEYKIKKIAIIDTDCHHGDGTQDIFWNDKDVLFISLHQDGTTLYPGTGFTDEMGGPSAIGYTLNLPLPPYTSDEGFLYCLDNLIIPVLEEFKPDIIINSAGQDNHYSDPLTNMNFSAQGYAKLTEKLSPNISVLEGGYSIESALPYVNLGIIFAFAGIDYSNIKEPDYNPERLKQSQRTTDYIKRLCEHVYSIWKSKEEREYNIKMANQDYYVRKKSIYYDTMGFRENQLEKIKICKKCSGLILIDSLCLGYRVLAIVIPHDACNDCENEGHKLFENTEVGDYSHILLQDKKSFEFFRKPL; this comes from the coding sequence ATGTTAAAAGCAAAAAATAGTTTAGGGCTCATACTCTTTCCTGCCTTTGACTGGAGAATTTCTCCAACGCATCCTGAAAGAGAAGAAAGACTTTTGTATACAATTGACCAGATAGAAGAAGAGGGGCTTTTTGACTATGAAAATATAAAAATTTACAATCCCGAAATGATTGAGTCAAAATATATAGAGATGACCCATTTTTGCATCCCCGCTATTTCTTCAATTGTTACCGTATCTCACAAGATAGCTGCAGGCTCAGCAATAACTATTGCTAAAAAGGTTCTGTCAAAAGAAGTGGAAAAAGGATTTGCTCTCATCCGACCACCCGGCCATCATGCACACAGAATAACATATGGCGACAGAGGATTTTGTATTATAAACAATGAGGCGATAATGGTGGAATATCTAAGAAAAGAATATAAAATTAAAAAGATAGCAATAATAGACACTGACTGTCATCACGGTGATGGAACGCAGGATATCTTTTGGAACGACAAAGATGTCTTGTTTATTTCTCTGCACCAAGATGGCACAACCCTATATCCCGGCACGGGTTTTACTGACGAAATGGGGGGACCATCAGCAATTGGTTATACTTTGAATCTGCCTTTGCCACCCTATACTTCTGATGAAGGATTTTTGTACTGCTTAGACAATCTTATCATTCCTGTTTTAGAAGAATTCAAGCCTGATATCATAATAAACTCAGCAGGGCAGGACAACCATTATTCTGACCCACTGACAAACATGAACTTTTCTGCTCAAGGGTATGCAAAACTTACAGAAAAGCTAAGTCCAAATATTTCTGTTTTAGAAGGCGGGTATTCTATTGAAAGTGCTCTTCCTTACGTCAATTTGGGTATAATATTTGCATTTGCGGGTATTGATTATTCGAACATAAAAGAACCTGACTACAATCCTGAAAGACTTAAACAGTCTCAAAGAACAACTGATTACATCAAACGGCTTTGTGAACATGTATACAGTATATGGAAATCAAAGGAAGAAAGAGAATACAACATCAAAATGGCAAATCAAGATTATTATGTCAGAAAAAAATCTATTTATTATGACACAATGGGATTCAGAGAAAATCAGCTTGAAAAAATAAAGATCTGCAAAAAATGCTCAGGTCTAATATTAATAGACTCCCTTTGTTTGGGATATAGGGTTTTAGCCATAGTAATTCCACACGACGCATGTAATGACTGCGAAAATGAAGGTCACAAGCTCTTTGAAAATACTGAGGTTGGAGACTATTCTCATATACTTTTGCAGGATAAAAAGAGTTTTGAGTTTTTTAGAAAGCCATTATAA
- a CDS encoding damage-control phosphatase ARMT1 family protein yields the protein MKSLVDCIHCYLKQAVSCMEMIKVPDEKKIEVLYNLMDFVKTLEPSASPAYNSSLVLLKTYEFINNPDPYYEAKKSSNKLALELYPRVKEKVETADDPLYEALKVSVAGNVIDLGIQRDFDIDKELEHAFDFGFWIDDYPLLKEKIEKAKDVVIVGDNAGEIVFDKVLVEILREMGKNVYYIVKSGPVLNDATKEDAEEVSMSRIANVVESGAGLLGVPKDFVSEQVKNLISTADVIISKGQANFETVDDFEDVQANVFYLLKIKCEYLAKKLKFKQGSLVLINGEKLKERKQKYLLM from the coding sequence TTGAAGAGCCTTGTTGATTGCATTCACTGCTACCTAAAACAGGCAGTTTCATGTATGGAGATGATAAAAGTTCCCGATGAAAAAAAGATAGAAGTGCTCTATAATCTTATGGATTTCGTAAAAACTTTGGAGCCTTCTGCCTCACCAGCGTATAACTCTTCACTTGTATTGCTAAAGACATATGAGTTTATAAATAATCCAGACCCATATTATGAAGCGAAAAAATCCTCGAACAAATTGGCACTTGAACTGTATCCAAGAGTGAAAGAAAAAGTCGAAACAGCTGATGATCCTCTTTATGAAGCGTTGAAAGTTTCTGTTGCAGGCAATGTTATTGACTTGGGGATTCAGAGAGATTTTGATATTGATAAGGAATTGGAACACGCGTTTGATTTTGGATTTTGGATTGATGACTATCCTCTTTTAAAGGAAAAGATTGAGAAGGCAAAAGATGTAGTGATTGTCGGTGACAATGCAGGTGAGATTGTGTTTGATAAGGTATTGGTAGAAATCTTGAGAGAAATGGGGAAAAATGTTTATTACATTGTAAAGTCTGGACCTGTTCTCAACGATGCCACAAAAGAAGATGCAGAGGAAGTTTCTATGAGCAGAATAGCAAATGTTGTTGAGAGCGGAGCAGGGCTTTTGGGAGTCCCAAAAGACTTTGTTTCTGAGCAAGTCAAAAATCTTATATCTACTGCTGATGTGATTATTTCAAAAGGGCAGGCAAACTTTGAGACTGTGGATGACTTTGAAGATGTTCAAGCCAATGTTTTTTATCTTTTGAAGATTAAGTGCGAATATTTAGCCAAAAAACTAAAATTCAAGCAGGGCAGCTTGGTGCTCATAAATGGTGAAAAATTAAAAGAGAGAAAGCAAAAGTATCTTTTAATGTAA
- a CDS encoding ABC transporter permease, translating into MADILIATIVELKKLKRSIIVWIVFMVYALVPIMGGVIMYFIENPNLIPESSILRIKTSTLSIPVDWVSYLGTFLTQGTGLVGIIAFGFVASFVFGREYSDNTYRDLLSLPISRSVILNSKYIVYLLLCVMLAISDLILSFVVGLILKLPRWDYDIILSIVKKYFVVVSMVISLGTPISFFALRARGYLAPLGFLIMVLLLANFAPYLGFGQYFPWTIPAIYSGMAGEELRRELNILSYVCLLITSLGGYILTICWWNQGDQR; encoded by the coding sequence ATGGCAGATATTTTAATAGCAACTATTGTTGAATTAAAAAAACTTAAGAGATCGATAATTGTGTGGATAGTTTTTATGGTCTACGCTTTAGTACCCATAATGGGTGGTGTTATAATGTACTTCATAGAAAATCCCAATTTGATTCCAGAATCAAGTATTTTAAGAATAAAAACTTCAACGCTTTCCATACCCGTAGATTGGGTTTCGTATCTTGGTACCTTTCTTACTCAAGGAACTGGGTTGGTTGGAATAATTGCATTTGGGTTTGTTGCAAGTTTTGTTTTTGGTAGAGAATACTCAGATAATACTTATAGAGATTTGCTCTCTTTACCTATTTCCCGCTCTGTTATCTTAAACTCTAAATATATTGTCTATCTTTTGTTGTGTGTTATGCTGGCAATTTCAGATTTAATTTTAAGCTTTGTTGTTGGCTTAATTTTAAAATTACCCAGATGGGATTATGATATCATATTATCAATTGTTAAGAAATATTTTGTGGTAGTAAGCATGGTGATAAGTCTCGGAACACCAATTTCGTTTTTTGCTTTACGAGCACGAGGATATTTGGCACCACTTGGTTTTCTAATAATGGTATTATTATTGGCAAATTTTGCACCCTACCTTGGATTTGGTCAATATTTCCCGTGGACCATTCCAGCAATTTATTCTGGAATGGCAGGTGAAGAACTTAGGAGAGAATTGAATATTTTAAGCTATGTGTGTCTTTTAATCACTTCGTTAGGTGGATATATATTGACAATATGTTGGTGGAACCAGGGGGACCAAAGATGA
- a CDS encoding ISNCY-like element ISCahy1 family transposase, with protein MFNTKPKQLSFIDLFSHLKASALYKPESLLGLFNKFIDLSHYIPSSFYNAYYKYFGKHRYFSLESMLCCFLVQKLLKLNTLTQLRAVLLNSFELRSFCNLHGNVPSISTLSRFRKIFASEIHKLFQNISIHAHNISIQQCPQDSSILIFDTTGIVPKVRENNPKFIHLLLKNTSKANPELPSEKVYSLVYSSLPKTANANSNIRLMFVNGHFCWALKFAVIANALGIPLALVPLFNYDSPSSDPQEAKAISDSKGLIPSLETLFSYIPKNFSTFIADSALDSHNIYSTLKNTFNFSKIVIPLNTRASKNTTPTSDPNIVISEDGIPICKKFNKPFKPEGKCQGKNRSLRLKWTCPMSQYKDGKRICSCPQPCTTSKSGRMFYTYPDNFRSFPGINRNSQEFFDLYKKRVAVEQTIYHLKSYMGSDTISTYDHISIFSDFLLSAITFSLLFILAHNIKLYCSKLTIKKLNKLKKLIA; from the coding sequence ATGTTCAACACCAAACCTAAACAACTTTCTTTCATAGACCTATTCTCCCACCTAAAGGCTTCGGCTCTCTACAAGCCTGAAAGCCTCTTGGGCTTGTTCAATAAATTCATTGACTTGTCACATTATATACCTTCTTCTTTCTACAATGCCTACTACAAATATTTCGGTAAGCATAGATACTTTTCTTTAGAATCTATGCTTTGTTGCTTCCTCGTCCAAAAATTGCTCAAACTCAATACTTTAACTCAGCTTCGTGCTGTCTTACTCAACTCATTCGAACTTCGCTCATTTTGTAATCTTCATGGCAATGTCCCTTCTATCTCTACTCTCTCTCGCTTTAGAAAAATATTTGCAAGTGAAATCCATAAACTTTTTCAAAATATCTCTATCCATGCACATAATATTTCCATCCAACAATGCCCTCAAGATTCTTCAATCTTAATCTTCGACACAACAGGTATTGTCCCAAAGGTTCGTGAAAACAATCCTAAATTCATTCATCTACTGCTGAAAAATACCTCAAAAGCTAACCCTGAACTTCCCTCTGAAAAAGTCTACTCTCTCGTTTATTCTTCTTTGCCTAAAACTGCTAACGCTAATTCTAACATCCGTCTTATGTTTGTAAATGGCCATTTCTGCTGGGCTTTAAAATTTGCAGTCATTGCCAACGCTCTCGGTATCCCTTTAGCTTTAGTACCTCTGTTTAACTATGATTCCCCTTCCTCTGACCCACAAGAAGCAAAAGCTATCTCCGACTCTAAAGGTTTAATTCCTTCGCTCGAAACTTTATTCTCTTATATCCCCAAAAATTTCTCCACTTTCATCGCCGACAGTGCTTTGGATTCCCACAACATATACTCCACTTTAAAAAATACCTTTAACTTCTCCAAAATCGTTATTCCACTAAATACAAGAGCTTCTAAAAATACTACACCTACATCAGACCCCAATATCGTTATTTCTGAAGATGGTATCCCTATCTGCAAAAAGTTCAACAAACCTTTTAAACCCGAAGGCAAATGTCAGGGTAAAAATCGCTCTTTGCGCCTTAAATGGACTTGCCCTATGTCACAATACAAAGATGGCAAACGCATCTGCTCTTGCCCTCAGCCTTGTACTACCTCTAAATCGGGTAGAATGTTCTATACATACCCAGATAACTTTCGCTCTTTCCCAGGTATCAACAGAAATTCACAAGAGTTTTTTGACCTCTACAAAAAACGTGTCGCTGTAGAGCAGACTATTTACCACCTGAAATCCTACATGGGCTCTGATACTATCTCTACTTATGACCATATTTCTATTTTCTCTGATTTCTTGCTATCTGCCATTACTTTCTCGCTCTTGTTTATTCTCGCTCACAATATCAAACTCTATTGCTCTAAATTGACTATCAAAAAACTTAACAAGCTCAAAAAACTTATCGCTTAA
- a CDS encoding IS110 family RNA-guided transposase — translation MNLKPIAGIDVSKYFSEMVVISPTNEIIARLTIHHNNPSDFDRAIEILKKVEEDFAARPTIVMEATGHYHKILSRFFTSNGWDVAIINPIQSNSIKNAGVRKVKNDKIDALWIALTFRLTNSTTAQPSSEILDCLKNLCRQYYNLSDELTSYKYRLTSVVDQIMLNFKEVFPDICSKTSLAILENYPTPNDILGADTEKLISIIQQTSKKSYQWAKEKYELLIAKAKEFKSFSISNLANVTMLKVYINMVLTLQQNIDKIFESINQLVQQSSQTQPSISENINLLQSIPGIGFLSAATILAEIGDFEKFSKPNKLVAFFGIDPSVNQSGQFVGTKNKMSKRGSKILRRILFTIALANIRTKRDSKPCNPVLFEYYQKKCQQKPKKVALGAVMRKIICIIFAVMRDKKPFELRTPEEHIRRCFNNTAVYCV, via the coding sequence ATGAACTTAAAACCTATTGCCGGGATTGATGTCTCTAAATATTTCAGCGAAATGGTGGTTATCTCTCCTACAAATGAAATAATCGCTCGCTTGACTATCCATCACAACAATCCCTCTGACTTTGATAGGGCTATCGAAATCCTTAAAAAAGTTGAAGAGGATTTCGCGGCTCGCCCTACCATCGTCATGGAAGCCACAGGGCATTACCACAAAATCCTCTCCCGCTTCTTTACTTCTAATGGCTGGGATGTTGCAATTATCAACCCCATCCAATCTAATTCTATCAAAAATGCGGGAGTTAGAAAAGTAAAAAATGATAAAATTGATGCCCTGTGGATTGCCTTAACTTTCAGACTTACTAACTCTACTACAGCACAACCTTCATCTGAAATCCTTGACTGCTTGAAAAACCTATGCCGTCAGTATTACAACCTCAGCGATGAGTTAACCTCTTACAAATATAGACTTACTTCTGTCGTCGACCAAATTATGCTCAATTTCAAAGAGGTCTTCCCTGACATTTGCTCTAAAACATCTTTGGCTATACTTGAAAACTACCCCACTCCAAACGATATCTTGGGCGCTGACACCGAAAAACTTATTTCCATCATTCAGCAAACTTCTAAAAAAAGCTACCAATGGGCTAAAGAAAAATACGAACTACTCATTGCAAAAGCTAAAGAATTTAAGTCTTTTTCTATCTCCAACTTGGCAAATGTTACTATGCTTAAAGTCTATATTAACATGGTCTTAACTTTACAGCAAAACATCGACAAAATTTTTGAATCCATAAATCAACTTGTTCAGCAGTCTTCACAGACTCAGCCTTCTATATCCGAAAATATTAACCTTCTTCAATCTATCCCCGGCATAGGTTTTCTATCCGCTGCAACTATCCTTGCTGAAATAGGTGATTTCGAAAAATTTTCAAAACCCAATAAACTTGTTGCCTTCTTTGGCATTGATCCTTCCGTAAATCAATCCGGGCAATTTGTCGGCACAAAAAACAAAATGTCTAAACGTGGCTCTAAAATCTTGCGAAGAATCTTATTTACAATTGCTCTTGCTAATATCAGAACCAAAAGAGATTCTAAGCCTTGTAATCCTGTGCTATTCGAATACTATCAGAAAAAATGCCAACAAAAGCCTAAAAAAGTTGCATTAGGCGCTGTTATGAGAAAAATTATTTGTATCATCTTTGCTGTTATGCGTGATAAAAAACCTTTTGAACTTAGAACTCCTGAGGAACATATTCGAAGATGCTTTAATAACACTGCTGTTTATTGCGTATAA
- a CDS encoding ABC transporter ATP-binding protein, producing MKVIITEDLSKKFKSFIAVNKINIEIEEGEIYGFVGLNGAGKTTTIRMLLRMMKPTDGKVFLFGKDIAKGFEQWNDIGYIVESTYAYPNLTVRENLELFFMLRKLKEKTLIDNIIEKLKLNEYQNILAKNLSLGNLQRLGLAKALIHKPKLLILDEPLNGLDPIGIIEVREMLRELSQNGTTIFVSSHILAELAKIATKIGIIHRGKLVKELTSVQLEKQLKKRLVISTKDNYKAIELLKQKGWVPSINTKNEIEILDERALSRSDEICKFLTNNGLPPYKLYPFEEDLESFFIRNIRNETS from the coding sequence ATGAAAGTAATAATCACAGAAGATTTAAGTAAAAAATTCAAAAGTTTTATAGCTGTTAATAAAATTAATATTGAGATAGAAGAGGGAGAAATTTACGGATTTGTAGGCTTGAATGGTGCTGGAAAAACTACAACAATACGAATGTTGCTTAGAATGATGAAACCAACTGATGGAAAAGTATTTTTGTTTGGAAAGGATATAGCTAAAGGTTTTGAGCAGTGGAATGATATAGGATACATAGTAGAATCCACATATGCTTACCCTAATCTTACTGTTAGAGAAAATCTGGAATTATTTTTTATGTTAAGGAAACTTAAAGAAAAGACACTTATAGATAACATTATAGAAAAATTGAAACTTAATGAGTATCAGAATATACTTGCAAAAAATTTATCACTTGGTAACTTACAAAGGTTAGGACTTGCAAAGGCGTTAATCCATAAACCTAAATTGCTAATTTTGGACGAACCGCTAAATGGATTAGATCCTATTGGGATAATTGAAGTAAGAGAAATGCTGAGAGAGCTTTCTCAAAATGGAACTACAATTTTTGTTTCAAGTCATATTCTTGCCGAGCTTGCAAAGATAGCAACAAAAATAGGAATTATTCATAGGGGAAAACTTGTAAAAGAACTAACATCTGTGCAATTAGAAAAGCAACTCAAAAAGAGATTAGTGATTTCTACAAAAGATAATTATAAAGCTATAGAACTATTAAAGCAAAAAGGATGGGTACCGTCTATAAACACCAAAAATGAAATTGAAATTTTAGATGAGAGAGCATTAAGTAGATCTGACGAAATATGTAAGTTCCTAACAAATAATGGCTTGCCTCCGTATAAACTCTATCCTTTTGAAGAGGATTTAGAATCTTTCTTTATCAGAAACATAAGAAACGAGACCAGCTAA
- a CDS encoding type II toxin-antitoxin system HicB family antitoxin, which yields MADKYIFPAIFEPSENGGYRVTFPDLPGCITEGKTLEEALYMAKDALELHLYGLEEDNEEIPEPTPPEKLDIPKGAFVVPIVVYMPPVREEMANKSVNKTVTLPRWLNKAAEEAHINFSQVLQQALKEKLGIKDRN from the coding sequence ATGGCAGATAAATACATTTTCCCAGCTATTTTTGAACCGAGTGAAAACGGTGGATATCGTGTTACTTTCCCCGATTTACCTGGATGCATAACAGAAGGCAAAACACTTGAAGAAGCTTTATATATGGCTAAAGATGCTTTGGAATTACATTTATATGGCTTAGAAGAAGACAACGAGGAAATCCCTGAACCTACTCCACCTGAAAAGTTAGATATTCCAAAAGGTGCTTTTGTTGTTCCAATTGTTGTTTATATGCCACCAGTGAGAGAAGAAATGGCAAACAAAAGTGTAAATAAGACTGTAACCTTACCAAGGTGGTTAAATAAAGCTGCCGAAGAAGCTCATATTAATTTTTCTCAAGTTTTACAGCAAGCCTTAAAAGAAAAGCTCGGTATAAAAGACCGTAATTAG
- a CDS encoding Uma2 family endonuclease, whose product MEARIPKVYTYADYLELPEDARVELIDGVIYDMGPVPSRVHQEIVIELATLIKNYLKSSNKSCKLYTAPFDVVLVEEGQDESKATNVVQPDISIICDKKKLTTERGCVGAPEMIIEVVSESNFSHDYIRKLNLYTQFKVKEYWIVNPNNQTILVYRLKDNEDYLPPEVYTFSDKVKVCIFEDLEIDFALIKEVL is encoded by the coding sequence ATGGAAGCAAGGATACCTAAGGTTTATACCTATGCAGATTACCTTGAGCTGCCTGAAGACGCAAGGGTAGAGCTTATTGATGGTGTTATTTATGATATGGGCCCTGTACCGTCAAGGGTACACCAGGAAATTGTAATAGAGCTTGCAACATTGATAAAAAATTATCTCAAATCTTCTAATAAGTCCTGCAAGTTATACACAGCTCCGTTTGATGTTGTCCTTGTAGAGGAAGGGCAGGATGAGAGCAAAGCAACAAATGTTGTCCAGCCTGATATATCAATCATATGTGATAAGAAAAAACTTACTACTGAAAGAGGCTGTGTTGGAGCTCCTGAGATGATAATTGAGGTTGTATCAGAGAGCAATTTTTCACATGATTATATCCGAAAACTCAATCTTTACACACAGTTTAAAGTCAAAGAATATTGGATTGTAAATCCAAACAACCAAACAATTTTGGTATACAGACTCAAAGACAATGAAGATTATCTGCCGCCAGAAGTTTACACCTTCAGTGACAAGGTCAAGGTTTGTATCTTTGAAGACCTTGAAATAGATTTTGCCCTAATCAAAGAGGTGTTGTAA